TATTGTGGAGTCTCAAACTTTTGTAATCTAAATAAAGCGTCTTGGTTATATCGCTAGTTGTGTGATTTTTGCTTTGGAATTGGTTTGTAGAATAGAAAAGATAAGGAGAGATTGATGGTGTCGAGGaattaacctttttttgtCATCCTTACATATGGTTCTGCAATTCGTAGTCTCATTTTTTATAGACTTTAAGATGGGTGAAATTTGAGTTGCTAACTTCAGTTTCTGAATTAATTGTAGTTGCTGGGACCTCCACACGTCCACGCACGTTTAAACAGGTTCTCTCTCCCCCTCCCCATCTTTGTGTGTGTTCTCACTACCATTATAGTGCCCCACAGTTGTTTTTGTCAATTGAGGATGGATAATACGCTAATGTGCTGCATCTTTTTTCAGCAGTTGGTTCTTCAACTGCATGGTtttgctctttctttttacttatttttgtGCACACAAGGTATTTAATCTAGTATTACAGGTAGAAGCTGAGCACAAGGAGGAGGAAGACTCTGAGGAAGGATCTGAACAAGAATCTGGGGATGAATCTGATGATCAGGGAGATAAACCCAGAGTTTGTATCCAGTGACCTTCCTTATACATAAATCTAATTTTCTGCATGTCTTgttgtttttcatttgagCTGAGCGAGACTAAGTCTCCTTTTTTTGTTGTCAATTCTACCAGAGGAAAGGCACTCAAGGTATTATTGAGATTGAAAATCCTAACTTGGTCAAGCCAAAGACCTTGAAAGCTAGAGATATTGATGTAAGTTAATATTCATCCTTACATATGGTTTTACAATTTGAACATTGATATAAAGTTGATGTGTAATTTCACTTCACGTTGCAGATTGGGAAAACAACTGAGCTTTCAAGGCGTGAGAGGTTGTTATAAgttctattttgtttgttttaacagatattcaacatttatttaatttctatgaTTATTGTTCTAGAAACAGATATGACAGATTTAGGAATGCTTTTCTCACAGTTTACtctgtatttattttttttactaggGAAGAGATAGAGAAACAAAAGGCTCACGAGCGATTCATGAGGCTTCAAGAACAAGGGAAAACTGAACAAGCTAGGAAAGATCTAGGTAATCCTTTTTCAATGATCAATGGTTTAAGTGTGCCTTCTATGTTTCTGAGAAtggaatattttttataatcattCTGTCATCCAAGATTAGTATTTgtgctttctttttattcttgttcTGAGTTAAAAGGGAAAACCTTGTAGGAGCTCTCAAAATAATCACCTGCATGCCAcactttctttatatttaaattgtttaatataaatttggttCAAAATGCGCTCTTATAATATCATGGGAAACCCAATGCTAAGTCCTGGAACAACTATTATCTTGTGCACTGATGTTAGCTGGTGAATGTCATGAACAAATTTGAAGGAAGAACTTTCGTTGGACTGTCCgatattgaattttgtttcatgGTATGCTATGCAGAACGTTTGAGTCTTATTCGTCAACAAAGGGAAGAAGCTGctaaaaaaagggaagaagaaaaggctgGTAATTTATACAACAGTACACAAAAGCTCTTATAGTTATAGTACCATTCCCTCCTAACATTGAATTGAACTGATTGATATTCACTTTCcctttttccctctctttcaGCCAGAGAACAGAAGAAAGCAGAAGCTCGGAAATGAGCTCTGTGGACCCTCCAAGCTCTTTTACTGGGACGAACAATATGTAATCTCtacaattttactttctaGTTTGCCTAGACAAATATTATCATTCTACGTCTGTGTGACCGTGCAACCAAGTAATATTCCCTTTGGCACAGAAGTGACCATAGTATTATTCTGttcacatttatattttatgcaAGTAAACTTCTGATATCTTCTTCAGCATAAGAGGTTCCATTCATTCTGACTTTTAATATTAGGTTAACCTTTATTCTCTACGCCTTTATACCTTATcaatttagaatatatttctgttttcttcttcaaattttggccTAGATTACTGGTGGGATGATTTGCTGAGAATTGTTAGAATCTAAACTTGGATGGCTGAAATTGTTAGAATCAGCGTAAAGAATAAATGATTAATCTATTTGTTTCCGGGAAGGGATATACATTGATAGGCACCGTTCTTATACCTCCTGCTGCTTCTTCACGCGACTTGTAGGcagataaaagaaaggaaaataaaattagaccACATCACTGGGATGCAATCTTATGATGTGCTATTCTATTTCTATTCTCTAAGGACATTTGGATTCTCGTTTTGGAGAAATAGGGTATTACCCGAAGCATGGGGATTTCTTTGCCTTATTGTTTTCCAAAACTCGTTTTCTTATTTgtatgtttgtttgatttatctGAAGAATTTGTAAATGTTTGAATGAAGGTTTGGTAAAAGCGTATATTTTTATACCAATAGAAAATCAAGATGATGGGTGGAAATATAGTTTCATCTTATgcttatattatatattgtttaaactTCTTGAAAGCTTCTATTTATTTCGGTATGGTTTTGTCTCCCCTGGTTTTGTCGTATACAAACTCTAAACTTGGGATTTACATTCAAATCTTCTAGGCCTCAATTACCATTCTGgtaatcttcttttttctcaataatacATCTTATTGAGCCCTAAACTTACtatgtgacaattttttttaatctcatgTTCAATTTTCACTAGATTCATTGAATTTTCTAGAAAATTTGAGTAAATGTTTCTCAGCTCGAAATTTATTTCGTGAATAAATCTAATTGGCAATCAAATCGTAAATTAACTAGTTCAAACATATCTCCAACCAATAGGTTAAATCAAATCTCCAACTAGTTTTCAACTAAAGAGGTTTgaactttaaatattttcaactgaCCATCTTCAATAgcaaatttttgaaaataatggtCTTTCTAGTGTCGGTTGTATTTTGAAGcttaattaacatatattttttcaagcAACAAAGTTGCGTTCACCTCCTAATCTCGAACTATTGCCTATGGTACTGAGAAAATTAACGAACCCCTAAATTAGTGTTGATATAATTGTAAATCAAGCGTCCCCAAGGCCACCGTACGTGGCTCAGGCAAACCGTCTTGAAACCGACTTTGATTCTGTTGATGCTGTAATTGTAAAAAGAAGATTGCTGAGGATTGAGAACTGGAACTTTTGCTCAGTAAAGTTGCTGCCCGTCACCATGACTGAATCCAATCTTCCCAGCGATCCTTCTCCTTCTCAGCCTAAAATGTCGAATGAAGTCGGTACCGGTGCCCCGAAGTCCGAGTTCACAGGCCACAAGGTTCGGTTTCCGAACCCACCGGAGATCCAAAATCCCGACCCTGCAACTCTTCGAGATCAATGGAGATTTGCCATTAAACAGTACAGTAAATGGTACTCACACGCTTGGGGTACTGCTATACTTGCTGGAATCTCCTTCTTCGCTCTCGGTTGGGTTATTAAAGGCTCCAATCCTCTTCCCTCTCGCCAGGATGATTCCAATTCGCCTTCCTCCTCTGCTTCCACTAGCGCACCTGAAGCTCGCCCTTGAATTTCTGACTTTGGATTTTGGTGAGTATCTTCTTTCATTCGTATCAATGCCTTTTTATCGAATTCTTGATGTTGGGTTttccagaaaagaaaaaaaaaaaaaacatctgtTGGAAATTCAGGTGGGATTATTGTCgaatttattgttgttatttgaTTGCTAAGAATGAATTTTGAAGCTTCTGAGTCAGGAGGGGTTTCCTCGTTTAAGTTCTGAATTCCTGGAAATGGTTTCTCTTGACACTATAGTATGCATCCAGacaagttctttttttaaaataaaaaaacagcTTCACGTGCTCTTGTGATGCCAATTAGTACAAAGTTCGATTGTGAATGAGGTCTAATACTGAAGCATGATTGTTATCCAATGGGGACTTATCTAGGGATGGAAAATCTGTAGCTTCCATCGTTCTATTTACAGAGTCTTCTCAATTTGTAGTTAAACAAAAgctttcctcttttattttggataGGCTAAGCAATCATAGAACGATATGAGGGattcttaatttttcctttatatCTATTTCAGTCTATCTTCGACagataaatacaaaattagtttattcAAATAAGTAATTACTTCTTTTATACTTTACCAACTGCCATTCATTCACATTGTTGGTTCTCTAGAAGATTAAGATGGGAACTTTTTGACCTTTTGGGTCCTTGCTATGTCTGCCGGGTGAccgtatttatttattttctcctcAAATGTGTGATGGCCAGAAGTTTTAAGGATAACTAGAGGTTCTCCGAGACAGCGGTTTGTAGATGTCCATTAGGAGATCTGGTTAGAAAGAAGCAAAATAATTTCCGAAATTGTGGTATAAAATCTTCTAAGTAGATGTttaaaacttgatatttttatagatTCCTATAGAGCATCTCTTTAAAATCCTTTTTGGCGACTGTTCTATCTCTTATCATGACTAGTTAGTGAAACTTTTATAGCTCCATTGATTTAATGGGCTTTTTTGTGCATTTGTGCATTTGCTTATTTCATTTGACATTTAACAATGAAGTTTAATTCTTATGAAAGATGTTATAGCGTGAATTAGGTCTTGAGATGAGTTTTTCGTTAGGTCTTTTTGGGCAGCAAGTGGTTTTATTGATTTGGTGATCAATATGATCCATGTGTTTTAGCAATGCTCTAGAAGCTGGTTGTGCTTAATGGTAGCTTCGATTTTAATTTCCTGTGCGTGCAATAATTAGCCACTACTGGATGTTGTTATGTTTCATGCACTGAAATCCATGACTTTGATGCACATTCATTCAACTCTTCTAGCATAATTGAGACTCAAGGAATTACTTTGTTGATTTGGGTTATGGCACTATGAATAACGCTTTTATTGTTTGTCTTCAGAAAAATAAACCCATCTTTGCTCACTGGCACTGGATCGATGACTTGTGCTTGGAGTTTGGACGTTTTTAATCTTCAGAAAGCTTCGGTACTGAACCGTCATCATTCTGCAAGTATGCGTCttgctttcaattttcatagttttcattttaccattttgtaaAGTTAACCTTTTTGACACACGGTTGGATAGGAAGTGTGAAGTTAATATATGGTTggacatttttattttgtaattgtttacATTACATAATATTGGTTACCAGTTTAAGCATCCACCTCTTTCCCTTTAGATCAGTAGCTTGACAATAGAGCATCATATTAGTTTCTAGTACTTGAGACCAAAAGTTTAACTGTTAGgtttttgttaagaaaatcTTCTCAAATCACCCTTATGATTCTTGTTTTCTAGGATAATTTAAACATGCCAACCGAGTAGAACATACAAGCATATCAAACCTCTATCATTTAGGTATGGCTGCAGGGTATTACTCCAAGTTGAAGTTCTTCCCAATATCTGAAGAGATTGTCAATCTCATAAAACctaataaagttaaataaaattttcaaaacatttttaatttagagttaTCTTTTCGGTGAGATGTTAACAATTTTAGTTCACACACTAATTGTTAGgctaaattcttttttaacttttttaagttCAAGAGTATTTctgaaacttttcaatagtttagggtattttcaaaacaaaattgtaacGGTTTGCACTCAAATTTTTTAGCGGTAATGGTTTGGATCCTTTTCTAATGTTGAggatactttttaattttttttaaaaaagttgggTGTATTTGTacacaaaatgaaaagttgggcattttcttttgtaatttagtccattttgtttatatatagcTGCCATAGGAGCATGCAGTGTAGACAGCCACACAAACAACAAGCAACTTGAACAACATAACCCTTTTTCATCTTAATAGGCTTCAAACTTCATGGGTTGGTTTTTCCACGTAGGTGAAACAATTAGGGGGCGTTTTGGGGTTCTTGGTTACTATTATAATGTGTGTTTTGGGGGGTtggttattataaaataataaacacataGGTTAAAAGTGCAAATGGTGTAACAAAGAGGACTTTGGCTTGAAAGTATTGTGCATTACAAGTTCACTATTCGTCAACTTTAACTTTTACCAACTGAGACTTAGGTGAAACTCCAATGATGACTGGATTGAAAAATGTCTAAagctaaacttttaaaaagaaaatcatatcTATACatacttcatttttcaagaataaaaataCTTAGATGCAGGTCAGACCAATCCAATCTAATCCACAcccattaaaattaaatatgtcaTATCAGCTGtatatatttagaaagaaCAATTGTAgaagtttacaaaatatattttttcaaattctaatgaaataaaaaaaaaggtgtagaaattagaaaacagAATAAAGGAGGGATGAGGAAGAAGACAAAGgtaagagaaagagaaaagggttCCAAAGGTTGGTGGCAGAAAATGGAAGAACAATCTAATCACTTCAACTGTTTCCACTACTGCCAAAATCTAAAACCATCCTCGTTTGTAGGCTTTTTGGCattttatacaaataaaagCTGCACATTTCTTAGACTATTCTCTCACTactcaaatatcaaaataacccAGGAAAATAAACAgccaaataaatcaaaataagttGCTCTGACGATGTTATGTTTCACTGTAGCTGTTGAGAAGAGATTTATCAGTTATGGTATGGACATTGTACGTACAAATCAGCAATATGCATTGTTGATGATGAAGATCAAACATGATAGTTCATTCAATATTCCTaaaggtaaaataaaatagaataataataataataataaagcagAAGAATTTGGGGTTTTgtgtaaaatcaaaatcagtCATTCAACTGTTGGAAGGTGTGTGCACGTAACAAATGTTCCAAATGAAATCCTGTGTGTAAAATATGTCATCCAACTGTTGGTTCAAATCAGCACATAAACAaacagttttttcttttcaattttattcatttaaaccTTTTCTCTTGTTGGTATGTATATCTTGAACTCTAGCAGTGTTCCATTCCATCTTTCATATCTTCACAACATtaattcttttccttttgaagACAATTCCTCTGATTCCTTTTTTCtcctaacttttttttcaatattttttccaACCTTTAAGTATTTTCCTTGTGGAGTTTAATAGTAGccaattgaatattttgagtttcatttgtttttttcttactttgcCATGTGGGGATCGGAATATATGTCATGTCACATTTAAGTTCTTCACACATGTTGCAAATGTGAAAGATCATAATAATGTCTTTTGACATCAGGTTTCATAAAACTAAGatatcttttactttttaatttagtgttaaaaactaaacttataCAAAGTTTAATACGAATAAAAATGGGAAATTGTAGAGTTTTTAATATTAACCGGTTAATGGATTAAGACATTAATAATTATCATAATCTTATTGTGATATGTATTTAAGGGATAATACTTGCTTATATACCacatcaatataattttaagttacattctgtcaataaattttaattatcgtcaacaaatatatatgtagacGGTACGAGAAGATTTTGCAAATTGTAATTCAAGTTCTATATATTGAGTACATAATTAAGGAttggttttagttttaaatttgttcaatAGTAAATAGTCAAATTCACTTATCTTCGAAAAAATAGGCACTGTAAAGTTTGTaacttcaattaaatttacaatgcAATTCCTCAATTCTTGAATTTGTACTCATTTTATTGGTTTGTCTGAGAAAGAAAGTATAATCTAGTTCGTGAGtttatctgttttttttaCGTGGAACTTCAAATATGCAAGAAATTGGCTTCTCAcgtactaaaaaaacaatacaaaaaaaaaaaaaaagattgctAACCACAATTCAATCACTAGGTCAACACTAATTTTCTCAACCTATcctattataaattatttggaaacaaaaattttcaagtcAAACTCTTCAAATATTGTTTAGGTTCTATCTCTCCtcttaaaattgattttagtaaaaaaaaaaaaaaaaaacagaatagagaagaacaaaagtcataaaacaaaccacatTAATTGAAGGGACTAAATCAGTCAAGAGATGTCATTAAAGTCCATATTTAGTAATCATAGTCTAATTTTGTAATGATCACCAAATGACAGTTTCATAATGTAAGGGCAATAAGGAAATTTAAATCGAGGAAtttgaaaacacaaaaaaagttaatgaatttaatgaaaagggaaaaagtaattaattaagtggAGGAGTTACTAAAACAAGATGCtggttattaattaaaaggtaAAACTGAAAGTGGAAAAGTAAAATCTTTTTTGACTGGGAACAAAGTTGGCAACTTGAACtgaaattagggttttgtttGAGAATGAAACtgcaaaaccaaaagaaatccTAAAAAGCTGGCAGAGTTTAAGACAAATGATATCATCTAATTTGGCTCTGCAACCTCCTCGCCTCATTAACTGCAAACTCTCAATCGACATTATTCTTGTAACATTCCTACCACTAATTGCCCTAATTCAATCTCAATTAACTATTCAAAGAATCTTACAAAATCTCTTTGATGATATCATCCAATGGATAAGACATCTCTTTACCCATTAGGTCAATGATTCAACCAATcgattaatatttcattctaaGTGAAGGTTTGTtcattttaactaattttcgTTATAAGTCAAGTGAGTCCGTGAATACATCAATTAGCTAAAAATGGAGATAGATATAAAAAgtccattaagaaaaaaaatacaaattacatTGTGCCTCAAGGATTTATATTGTTCATTAATAATCTCCTCCCACGCATAGAGCTTGGTCACAAACAGTAAAATCTAAACCCTAGCTACTCATAGATAGAGAGATATATATCAGAGGCACAGGAAACACATGCAGCTTAATTCATTATTCCCCTACTACTTCCCTCCacattcttccattcttcTATATCTGCATATGAAaactcaataaataaataataataacaacaacaaaaagaagaagaaaagagatcaCGAGAGAAATCAGAAGATATACCAAAATCTTAGGGAGTAAGGATGAGAAAAATCAGAAGGTATaccaaaatatatcaattagaTTTCAGCCATTTAAGGTTTGACTTTTCgggtttaaaaattaagatggGTTAGCAGAcattaaaagtaaatgaaaggAGGGGCAAATACCAGATAATAGTAAGAACCATGTTGGAGTGAGTGGAGAGTGAGACCCCAGTCATTGGTGAGAACAGGCTGACCATTTGAGTGAATCAAAACGGCTTCATCACCAAAAGCCTCGCGTACATTGAACGGTCCAGAACTCACCTCGAAACCCACACCATTGATGAATACGGTTGATTTTCCTACGCCACAAACTTCTCCTACACCTGCATAACACATGATCATTATTCCATTTTCTAGGTCAAGGGGGCCTCAAAAACCCATGCACACGTCCATCTAACGCTACATTATTATTCATCATAACCTAAATCTCGGCCCCTCAAAACCCTTTTCTTCAaatcctaaattttttttggagaaaaaacGATGA
This DNA window, taken from Cucumis sativus cultivar 9930 chromosome 6, Cucumber_9930_V3, whole genome shotgun sequence, encodes the following:
- the LOC101219058 gene encoding uncharacterized protein LOC101219058; this translates as MTESNLPSDPSPSQPKMSNEVGTGAPKSEFTGHKVRFPNPPEIQNPDPATLRDQWRFAIKQYSKWYSHAWGTAILAGISFFALGWVIKGSNPLPSRQDDSNSPSSSASTSAPEARP
- the LOC101219298 gene encoding 28 kDa heat- and acid-stable phosphoprotein, which translates into the protein MGRGKYKSKPTGRRQFSTPEDMLAGTSTRPRTFKQVEAEHKEEEDSEEGSEQESGDESDDQGDKPRRKGTQGIIEIENPNLVKPKTLKARDIDIGKTTELSRREREEIEKQKAHERFMRLQEQGKTEQARKDLERLSLIRQQREEAAKKREEEKAAREQKKAEARK